GTTAGCGCAGCAAATATCGCAGCCCCTGAAGCATAAAGCAGCCACGACCAGCCATGTTTTTCCGACACCTCTCCCACATCGGTCTTGCGTTCAATCATCAACAGCGTTCCAACACCAATTCCCACCATCGCCGCCAACACCCACGCATTGACCTGTTCGCCGAGAAAGATAATCGCCAGAAGCATGGTAAGCACCGTGCTGGATTTATCAACAGGAACCACCTTGTTGATATCGCCAACTTTCAACGCTTTGAAATAACACAACCACGATGCGCCCGTAGCCAGGCCGGAGAGAATCAAAAAGATCCAGGTACCAGCATCAATATCTTTGATTGCGCTCAAAGATCCAGCCAACGGCACGATCAACCACGCCAGCACCAAAACCACTATGGTGCGAATGGCGGTTGCCAGATTTCAGTCGATATCGCGGATGCCCAGCCTGGCCAGCACCGCTGTCACACCAGCAAACAATGCTGAACCGATAGCAAAGGTCAACCACATAATTTTTTACCGCTCCTATTTATGCCTTAATTGCCTTTAATGTCAGAGGC
Above is a genomic segment from Corynebacterium suranareeae containing:
- a CDS encoding EamA family transporter; translated protein: MATAIRTIVVLVLAWLIVPLAGSLSAIKDIDAGTWIFLILSGLATGASWLCYFKALKVGDINKVVPVDKSSTVLTMLLAIIFLGEQVNAWVLAAMVGIGVGTLLMIERKTDVGEVSEKHGWSWLLYASGAAIFAALTAILGKIGIEGVESTLGTAIRTCVVLVRAWLIVFIQRTHKQIFTVDKRSWLFLILSGLTTGLSWLCYFRALQDGPASVVVPIDKLSILVSLAFGAIVFREKLSKKASLGLALIVVGTLALVVKQ